DNA from Branchiostoma lanceolatum isolate klBraLanc5 chromosome 6, klBraLanc5.hap2, whole genome shotgun sequence:
aaaggtaaccctATGCATGTTCTATCAAATGAGTGGTTTTAAAGGTttgtgtcttgtttcgttgctgtgtacttatccctaaaagtaggccatattttcgacaaatgcggaaatcaatatttttggctaactttgaagcccggaagatgtcaaagtaggatgttttttcaattcaatcttttatcagatgtaccccTGTGCATTGTCTATTacatgaatgcctgcaaaggttggtgtcttgtttcgttgccgtggacttgtccctagaagtaggccatattttcgacatatgcggaaatcaacatttttggctaactttgaagccctgaagatgtcaaagtaggatgttttttcaattcaatcttttatcagacgtacccctgtgtattgtctatgaaatgaatgcctgcaaaggttggtgtcttgtttcgttgccgtggacttgtccctaaaagtaggccatattttcgacatatgcggaaatcaacatctttggctaactttgaagcccggaagatgtcaaagtaggatgttttttcaattcaatcttttatcagatgtaccccTGTGCATTGTCTAttaaatgaatgcctgcaaaggttggtgtcttgtttcgttgccgtggacttgtccctagaagtaggccatattttcgacatatgcggaaatcaacatttttggctaactttgaagccctgaagatgtcaaagtaggatgttttttcaattcaatcttttatcagacgtacccctgtgtattgtctatgaaatgaatgcctgcaaaggttggtgtcttgtttcgttgccgtggacttgtccctaaaagtaggccatattttcgacatatgtaGAAATTAACATGCAGTAATTTCTAAACCCAAGTTCTTAAAGAAGTaatactatgtattgtctttcaAAAATACTTCTGAGTATTACCTAAGAGTTTTGCTGATTTTATCCCCATACCTACTAGAGTATAGCGGATCTCCCCGTATTATCGTgccctagtagtagtagtagtatccagtattttgattatactgctgccagggtccctgacacaggggtgggcagcagtcggctaggcTGAGAAAAAGACTGTTCCAGGTTCAGGAGTTTCTGACGGGTCAGCAAATATCAAATTATTTCTCAAGACGCGCACCTAAACGTCATCAAACTCCAGAAGACGCCTAGGATGACGAACAAGACTCTAGATCTGCTGCGATAGAATCTGCTAACAGTAACATACAGGCGCACATTATGAATGAAGTCCAGCTATGCCACCCAGTTATATACGACACATATACAAGCTTTGTGACTTAGCAATGAGGAAGGAATTGTATGAGCTTAGCATCGCACTTCTGAGGTCCATTTGTGAACATTTTGATGTGGATGTATCCGCAATATCTGATCGTCGACGTAAATCGGCATTTGTGGCGAAAATTCAAGAATACGTGAGTTCCTGTCCTTGTTTCGAATAGGCATTATAAGTAGAAGTAACagagcaacagttactgttatgtTGTAAACTACATGAAGAGTTTACTCGGAAGCAGACTTAAGCTGTATGCGCATAGGGACACATGagcacattttgtaaatgttatgATTCATAGCTAGGGATAAAAGTAAGATATTTAGTACTAATGTGGTTTACAGATATGCAACAGACTGTGCATAGACTGTACATTAGGTGTACTCACACAGGCTTCTGACACTATAGGGCAGATACCGTTGGAACAAGGTCAATGCACTACAACAACAACTGCAAATGCGCAACTTCCAAATTAATCAAAGATTGTTGTAGCACCACTTCCACTGCTACTGTCTTTGTAAtatcaatttgtaacaaaagcaTGCTACTGCATTAAAAGATATGGACATTGTTTCTacaagaaatatatatatataatatatatatatatatatgtacatatatatgttttgattttgctccCTTTGAATCGCTTATTTCCGAAATATGACCTAAATGCACCTTCAGTTTCAAGTACACTGCAACGagacaagacaccaacctttaaaaatattcatttgatagacaatacacaggggcaCTTCTGTTGATGGAATTAAAAATatatcctactttgacattttcaaagacTGAAACATAGCCAAAAACGCTTGTTTCTGTATATATGCAAAGTATGGCTtgcttttagggacaagtccacggcaacgaaacaagacaccaacctttgcaggcattcatttcatagacaatacacaggggtacatctgataaaagattgaattgaaaaaacatcctactttgacatcttcagggcttcaaagttagccaaagaTGTTGATTTcagcatatgtcgaaaatatggcctacttttagggacaagtccacggcaacgaaacaagacaccaacctttgcaggcattcatgtcatagacaatacacaggggtacatctgataaaagattgaattgaaaaaacatcctactttgacatcttccaggcttcaaagttagccaaaaatgttgatttccgcatttgtcgaaaatatggcctacttttagggacaaatacacagcaacgaaacaagacaccaatctTTGCAACCACTCATTTGATAGAACATGTATAGGGTTAactttgacatgaatttaaacctgatcacttttttactttcccatatattgggctttaaatatggcccaacatcatatttttcgtaaaacataaaaaatgacctacttctgaggacagttacgtgacaaccaaaaaagaagccaaaatttgaaaactagtacATGATAGCTAttacttggatgtatatatgatgtaaatttcaagcaaaacaaaacaccacttttggacttacagcgtttcaaagttgggacaaaactaccttttttcacaagctacaaacactgcattgttttgaggttgcccaagcacttcaacttgGATTTCTGAAAACTTCCAAGCTATTCTAGTAAAGCTGAGTAGTTGCTCTTGttagcccagtttttgttttcccgttaaattcaagcatctgctcgtaatcatgtcctaaaatgagccaattttcatgtttttgacatgcccaaatcagggaaaatggccccaaaacttgtttggcccgttgccatggcaacaatcggtgttgagcaaaaagaaagctattttctgggacagtgggccaagtactatcattgtgcaaaatatgagccgaatcgattttttgacccctgccaccattgtttgatccttacagacatttgctcttaaaacatgaacacacagacacacacaaactgacatacgcacacaaacacacacgctcacacaaacacacatgcacacaaactcacacacatgcctacacacacacacacacactcacacaaacacacacacttaccaCAAATGCAGGTGCTGTTCTTTTTGGCAGTAGTAAACGAAGAACTGAAAAAATATCAACAgggcaaacatttgaatatgatttcttcattttctacaTCCCTATCCCCAAATATACCTCATAAATTGTAATCTCTATATCTATCAAGCAACTCTTGTTCCTTCCTTTGCTTGAAGAGAGTGCCTAAAATATAAAATTGCCTAAGCAAAAAAATCACGACAAAAAGGCCAcacgatgacgtcacaatcaaCGCTTTGTTCCGCTACGAACAACAccttagttaaaatcctcccacgaTGAGGTcatgtagctagtggtagtgcaatgcggcttcgctacagctcgcgttttttggccaagcacgtcgggtcacccccactcttctcgataagtgtgtcggattattttacgtgcagaggcttgACACTTGGggtttatgcctgaagctccctttTACACCGGGCGTGATTGTAAAGAGAGAAAGTAAAGGAAATTCGTACCTCCATCGACAACGGTCAATCCAGCAATCAACATGAACGGACTTTTGTATCCAAGAAACTGGTACATCACTCCGCCAATCACAGGGCCGACTGGTGATGTATAAGGAATAACAAGAACTTTATTGAACGACAATGTATTGAAATTAGtgttaaacatagtacaaaaaaGAGGTATAGAATACAACTTAACAtcagcatgaaagctcatctgtgttgttgaAATCCATGACGAAGGTTGATCTTTACATCAACCCAAGCAAACCTAGCGCACCTCAGATTTTAGTCGTACAGTGTCTCTTGTAGTACACATTTCTCAAGCTCTGGTGGCGATCTTGCCACATGACCAAACCATCTCAGCTTAGGCTTCATTACAATAGTCAAGAGGTTGACATGTTGTCCAATGGCTTGTATTACCTCCTTGTTGCGGATTTCCTCATTCGTGACACGATCTAGATATGTAATGCCCAGAATGTCCCTGCATATAGAATCTTATTTCCTTTACTAAAGAATGCACACGCTACCATAAGTAAACCTTAGATGACCTGGATACTCACCTAGCGAACCGACGATCACCCCTGATCTAGCAAGTCCGATAACTTCTGCTCTCTCCGCGTTGTCAGGGAAGGTCTCTGCTAGCATGACCAACGCTGAAATGTGATCAAATAATGAAAAGAGATAAACGTCGGagaggggtgtccctgtggtgtagtggtctgcgcttctgtcacttaccacaacCCTCAGGGGAAGAGAAGTAGCGGAAGACCATGGCTCTCTTGGAGGATTGGtgtcaaaaaaaaaacctgGACAGTACCAACCCCTCATGGCAAGAGGTAAAGAGGAACACCGAAAGCGATGGAGACAATTTACTGAGGCCCTCTGCCCCAAAAGGAGCGAAGCGgattaagtcaagtcaagtcaagtcaaacgtAAGCCCCATAGCCTTTTCTATGTCataggggcagtgagttgtttTCCACTATGACTAGGACGTGGCATCGGAAGGCTGAGTCCATCCCTGGCCCTCTTCTTCCACCGTATTTCAGCGAAAATGCATTATGACGACATCATTATGACATCATTATGACATCATTATGACGTCAGAAACACTCACCTGGTATTATCGAAAAAGAACCCCCGAGACCTTGCACCACTCGTGATGCGAAGAGTGCAGCATAGGATGTGCTGAATGCGTAGGCTGTTGGCAAATACAGCACATCAGTCATGGCATAGTTACCTATTTTACTATCTCAATTAAACAGCCATTCACGGTTTAAACAGAGATACAGAACCATGCCTTGAGTGCTGGGCCCGGtgataaccgggatagggtatccCCCAGAAGAAAATAGCTTTgcaaacaagtgagaacttgacttttgggtatatttagcatagtgtAGTATGTCGttaaatttcaagttttaccccacCACTTTCATtgacagatacagacagatgaATAGATAAAGCACATACCAACAGTTGCGCCGAAGACGAGGACAATGCCTATGTACAGAACTAAACTGTAACCGAAcctgaaacaagaaaaaaatcgaTACAGTGAGGAGGACTTGTTTTTGGTAATGAAAGTTTAGAGTCACTTTTTCTTGCTACTGCGATCGAAATACTATCAAATCTTGATTTAGTTTGTTCCCTGACGATTCAAGTATTCTACCAAATGCTTTAGACGCATTTCCATTCTGTTTAAGGTTTTAAATGGGGTAGTGATAGTCACATACTCTGCGGCCTCTGAAAGGCTATTAGCCTTTCAGAGGCCGCAgagacagtgggttgttatccaccgtgtcttgggcacggtattggaaggcggagcccatatCTCTCCTTCCACTGACTTTTTTTTACCTCCTCAACCGAAGTGAAGTACCCACTTATAAACCTTGGTGTAtcgaagaaagtcgtgtaaagcgccGTTTCCAATAACTCAACGTCTAAAGCcgggaatgccaggaatcgaactcgtATCCGCTAGCCTGGCCACTTGATAATTCAACGCCGCTTTTGAGTTAAATGGAACCATGAAACGATATTTTGATAGGAATTCTCGCACAATTACCTATCAGACAGAAATCCTGCGACCGGATTTGCTATAATGGACGCAGCGGATTTCGAGGCGTATAGAATCCCTAGTATGACGCTCTGTTTCTTCAGCTGTGATGCTCGCTGCTCTGCTTGTGAAAGCTCCAGCTGGTTCGGCTTTGTGTTCACAGCCGGCAAACAGGTTGTCCCTAGGTTGCAGGATGACAGGTTGCTTCCTGACAACTTTGACGTTACTGGTTTCTTGTTCGTGTGGTGGGGGGTGATAATGGGGCCTGTGTAGTTAGGGTGTTGTAGTCTGTAGAAGTAATCTGGCATGATGGGCTCTGTGTTAGGAGaaaatataataatgataataatgaatgaatgaagacctttattgcacatttctgccacactttgCTAAGTagaggtcacaacaaaataaaatacaagtacagtaaacagattattgcaaattcatgcccaaaGACTAATtgtagacaaacaagtacaaagAGAgacatgaaaattgaaatagttatctagtctactgtgaacgttctattttatctatttatttatttatttattggaagTGTTACTATTGAAGTTTTatctatggttgactatggtttggtttgacttcttttttgaaggcagtggaaaatgcagtgacccacgttttgaaTTATCAATGGGTTGGCGGATTTGGCTGTTGTGGGTTGGTTTAATGATAActttaatgtacatttttgccctaTAGGGATAAGTACAAGCATACCGATACAAAATTCGTAATATAtaaatacaattcaaactctacagctGGATAAAATACGGAGACTTAATTCCGGgcgtttcaagtgacatccatcactctttttCAGCGTCCGTAAAACGAACTTGCAAAGCGAATATAATGCCACTAATTCTTAACTGAGAAAACTAGTTGAACATGTCAAGGACATTAACTCGTATGAAACGTATGCAAATGTCCTTAAATGCGATCATGTTAGGGATGATAATTCGTAATAaagtaaatacatttgtaaaatgaCATTGCCAGGACTTTTGTAGGATatattagccttgtagtattgttaatttaataccatacattgtaccatgtacgatagttaccttcgccgagaaggttatacagagggtagcgtttgtatgtgtgttttgtgtatgtaaagaagaaggcttgaatggattgtcttgatatttagtaggtgggtaggtcttgatgagactaggaaatgattagattttgggtcccctagcggcttcttacggtactgcagcggaacttcctgtttgatatttcgtgttctggacaagctatggaactgatttttgagtggtagatggCTCTTTTGGACGTAGAGTAAGTAGtttaggttttggccccctatcggctttttttggaactgcaggagcaggttttggttcagattttgaaagggaGTAACTccagaagggcttgatggatggtcatgaattttggtaagtagatagcttgagtgatgatgtacgtgattagatacttattatgcaaagcattatctaatttgcataattaatgcggaAAGTTTTTGAGCAATATATAGTTGATTCATCTAATGTAAGTCTGAAacattggttctaaaactactctaatacGTAGATTCGGCTTCTTTTCGTCTCTTTTTGATTTCGAAAATATAGATTGAGATGTGATTATTTAATATActatggtcaaaacgcatatGAAAAAATATCAACCTTTTGCCTACGGCAAATGTAATAATAACAGCTTTACTGCAAATTCAAACCCGAGGGCTAattacaatcaaatcaaaacaatggtgtacaagaagaaacaaaagcattactcggtggttttattcggtggtcatagtacatgaccaggcgttatgacaccatatacacctcggggcgggtcattaacacttaattatcacatagctggatggcgtcgaccaatcagaagcctccattgcccatgtgttatggggccataacacacccgggctataacacaccacttattccattttgtagaggaggtgtcttttttatgaatctttttcttacccttgttcagaaaaatgtattttctcaaaattcacaaaatcttcttagaatacgtgaaaaaaatgaacaagtTTCAATTTGAGTGACATTTAAACGAGAGGactaaaaacatattttacacCCCTACCGAGAGAGTGGAGCCGTCCGCAGACGGTTGTTGCAAATTTGTCGGGCATCATCACCCGTCCCACAGTTTTACGTCGAGGAACtgacagacgccgacttagagtcagtttttgggtcatgggaagttgaggaagacgcccaggaacatgcttcagcagtttaggggcaaggaagctgacgagtgtgaccaacaagaagcagcgggcacacagattcccctccccactcatcacattgtatttcccgaagtagcaaatcttggcagacaaagaaatcgcccataaaacatcctacgtttctacccaagaggaccccaggctggtatgttcacgtttctgaggggttttacctggcGAAAATTAAATTATTGCGggcaaagtgatgtcgccttgttcaaaacaaacgcccccctccccagggcaAACATGTAACttccccaaaccgatgtgttggggcatcgaaagaattacggtcaaaatcgcccaaattcttacaggtttgtacctacaatgatctcggctcgatatgtgtacgcttctgtgggatttcttttccggcttgagcaataattatccagggaaactacaagcaaaggggaggtaaacatgcacgattcttaccacacctaggcgtcaAACAACCCGTCAATTtgtaaccgtgtgggctcgaagacaagtcaccgcttgtttacattggattatatgaatatcatatctacaatggattgattttacatgtatagtatcaaATAAAGAATGTATCTatcatacagaaatttgtctctcttatatgggtcagattagataggctatgtgataataacgttaatgacccgccttcGCTCattcggtggttttattcggtggttatagcacatgaccaggcgttatgacaccatatacacctcggggcgggtcattaacccttaattgcacaacaattgtcgGCTAATTACAATAACAGTTTTAGTATAGTGACTGCACTGTGTCTTCTTGTAAGTTGGTGACATGGAGCAATCTTaatacagcttgcatacacgaTAATTGTACAACACGTTTATACGGATTTTTCATcattcctacatgtgcaaatgccctTTTTCGGCATCTAGGACGTTTTTTTTCCGATGGAACTGACAAACTTTTGCGACATGTTGCCCCATTTTCAGTATATTGATCATTGCCGAAGGGctaaaaattcttgtttttgtaaatttcaacaTCAGGCGAAAATAAATGCGAGCTTTGAtgccatccatgaaatttacttacGAAGGCTGTGGCCTTagctatagggcgtattcacgtgacgtcattgccCTTGCCCCGTGGGCGGCCATTTTGGGGTCcatccctgcagcgaagtttctcggcgTTCGACGGTCTCTAactttccaaggaatgcgaaatCGTCTGATCGCTATTCTattatgcaaagagtctccagcctcacttCCTTTCCGCgacaaaaactcaaatttcacctactggaaatgacccattatcgacgagcgaggaaaggttttcccCAGCCTACAAACATGCCAGGCCGCTAAGTAGTGCCGGCGGtccattgattttgtcttcaGTTGGTTCTGAGAacgactgtttacagagtacgcataaaatcagttcacagcatacaattGTTCCCAGGCCTGCAGCCACGCAGTACAGTGTCTTGATAAAActgagtgtcgtgagaaatttagttaacagggagtacgttatgatcgggaaagttcgaaaGACCCTCTGTttatgaacgtatctcaagcaacgagtacacggtgccgcgactgtgttacacaacgggcctgtaatttgcatTTCGACCAGATTCAttcaaaggtttccatacacacacgtgaattctcaaacttcaactatttagatccgctgttcgtatgtcagaaatccacttttgtttcagtcgttagtcccttcgtatgttcccgcacctacacgagaaacaCAAAActaatcttactgttacccgatcagtgtgtgctttatcagtcccaatccaacacccgaccacgaggcaaaacaccatg
Protein-coding regions in this window:
- the LOC136436957 gene encoding chromaffin granule amine transporter-like isoform X3, whose protein sequence is MLQKAWDICKRIRLSRTLVVIVAVLAMFMDSILDTVVEPIMPDYFYRLQHPNYTGPIITPHHTNKKPVTSKLSGSNLSSCNLGTTCLPAVNTKPNQLELSQAEQRASQLKKQSVILGILYASKSAASIIANPVAGFLSDRFGYSLVLYIGIVLVFGATVAYAFSTSYAALFASRVVQGLGGSFSIIPALVMLAETFPDNAERAEVIGLARSGVIVGSLVGPVIGGVMYQFLGYKSPFMLIAGLTVVDGVLRLLLPKRTAPAFVKEEEDYSIVNYLKDPYIMTTTVFIFVPITTALTVWGVVPVWMMLTMRASPWQQGMALVPSAVGYVIGSILSSMLVEKAGCWLLTLVGTLGLGVFTSLLPLCKNIPELVTPYLAFGLAGGMDRDMAVPSPSQKQQTASPALLGSGSAGLY